A single genomic interval of Dyella sp. GSA-30 harbors:
- a CDS encoding efflux RND transporter permease subunit yields MNISGPFIRRPIGTFLLAVGMFVLGIICYSLLGVAALPDMQFPVIFVQASQAGADASTMATTVAAPLERHLGQVPGIDTMRSRSSEGGTSVFMIFDNGRNIDAAARDVQAAINSAAPDLPAGLNNPPSYQKANPNDDPIIAFALTSDTQSAADLYNISDSLLAQRLRQLDGVASVDIAGAATPAIRVDLNLRALNAMNLSPDQIRNALTAANVTSPLGFLSNGITTTALTANDQLKKPEEYADLVVATHNGIPVRLSDVAHVYAGQQDAYQAAWFQRKPAVLMYVYKKADANVIATVDAVRAQLPILRSYLSPGTVLTPYFDGTPTIRDSLKEVQITLLISLAMVVLTMALFLRRLAPTLIAGVAVPLSLAGAFLCMYLLGYTLNNLTLLALVIAIGFVVDDAIVVIENVIRHIDEGMTRLEATLAGAREIGFTIVSITASLVAVFIPLLFMSGFSGLFMREFTVTLVAAIIMSALVSLTLTPSLCGRFLNGHVEPDKTSRLSQRLEKIQDGMLRIYVRALNFSLRHALLLSLTPLVLIGVTIFLFGVVKTGLFPAQDTGLVSGRATSSATVSFGETINRLDRLTQMILADPDVKAVSSRLGTSRTGTSGSFNIELRTRAEGRTDTTFDALARLSAKANAYPDLNLRLRPIQDLPSGGSGGSSQGGQYQVSLQGNDPEALEEWLPKLVNQLKKNPKLTDVGSDIDDAGLRQNIVIDRDRAAQLGVSIGTIDGALYNAFGQRQVSTIYSDINQYKVVINALPAQTATPDAINRIYVASNTGQMVPLRALAKQMDGLAPTMITHEDQYTTMDLSFNLAPGVSMGEAMLIVQSTASGMRMPGDIRLNVGGDFRRFQQSQSGMLWLLLAAVVTVYIVLGVLYESLIHPVTILSTLPAAGVGALMAMWLTDTELSIIAQIALVLLIGIVKKNAIMMIDFALVAQRKHGKSPIDAVREACIVRFRPIMMTTMVAILAAVPIVVGLGEGSELRRPLGIALIGGLFISQSLTLLSTPALYVIFSCLAERWAAMRERQRARKRARLRQPVSN; encoded by the coding sequence ATGAATATTTCCGGCCCGTTTATCCGCCGCCCGATCGGTACGTTCCTGCTGGCCGTGGGCATGTTTGTGCTGGGCATCATCTGCTATTCGCTGCTGGGTGTGGCGGCGCTGCCGGATATGCAATTCCCGGTGATCTTCGTGCAGGCCTCGCAGGCCGGCGCCGATGCCAGCACGATGGCGACTACCGTTGCCGCGCCGCTGGAGCGTCACCTTGGCCAGGTGCCGGGCATCGATACGATGCGCTCGCGCAGCTCCGAGGGCGGCACCTCGGTCTTCATGATCTTCGACAATGGCCGCAATATCGATGCGGCTGCGCGCGACGTGCAGGCGGCGATCAACTCCGCCGCGCCGGATCTGCCTGCCGGACTCAACAACCCGCCGAGCTACCAGAAGGCCAATCCCAACGACGATCCGATCATCGCCTTCGCGCTGACCTCGGACACGCAGTCGGCGGCCGATCTCTACAATATTTCCGATTCGCTGCTCGCCCAGCGCCTGCGTCAGCTCGACGGTGTGGCATCAGTAGATATCGCCGGTGCGGCGACGCCCGCCATCCGCGTCGATCTCAATCTGCGCGCGCTCAACGCGATGAACCTGTCGCCGGACCAGATTCGTAACGCGTTGACGGCGGCGAATGTCACCTCGCCGCTGGGCTTTCTTTCCAACGGCATTACCACCACCGCGCTTACCGCGAACGACCAGCTGAAAAAGCCGGAGGAATACGCCGACCTGGTGGTGGCGACGCACAACGGTATTCCGGTGCGACTTTCCGATGTCGCCCATGTTTACGCCGGTCAGCAGGACGCGTATCAGGCCGCCTGGTTCCAGCGCAAACCCGCTGTGCTGATGTATGTGTACAAGAAAGCCGATGCGAACGTGATCGCCACGGTCGACGCGGTGCGCGCCCAGCTGCCGATCCTGCGCTCGTATCTTTCGCCCGGAACGGTGCTCACGCCTTACTTCGATGGCACGCCGACGATCCGCGATTCGTTGAAGGAAGTGCAGATCACCTTGCTGATCAGTCTGGCCATGGTCGTGCTGACGATGGCGTTGTTCCTGCGCCGCCTTGCGCCGACGCTGATTGCCGGTGTCGCGGTGCCGTTGTCGCTGGCCGGCGCGTTCCTGTGCATGTATCTGCTCGGCTACACGCTCAACAATCTCACTTTGCTCGCGCTGGTGATTGCCATCGGCTTCGTCGTCGACGATGCGATCGTGGTGATCGAGAACGTCATTCGGCATATCGACGAAGGCATGACGCGGCTGGAGGCAACTCTGGCTGGCGCGAGGGAAATCGGCTTTACCATCGTGTCGATCACCGCGTCGCTGGTGGCGGTGTTTATCCCGTTGCTGTTCATGAGCGGCTTCAGCGGCTTGTTCATGCGCGAATTCACCGTGACCCTGGTGGCGGCGATCATCATGTCGGCGCTGGTATCGCTGACCCTGACGCCATCGCTGTGCGGTCGTTTTCTCAACGGTCATGTCGAGCCGGACAAGACGTCGAGGCTGAGTCAGCGGCTGGAGAAAATCCAGGACGGCATGCTGCGCATCTATGTGCGCGCATTGAATTTTTCGCTACGTCACGCGTTACTGTTGTCGCTGACGCCGCTGGTATTGATCGGCGTGACGATCTTTCTGTTCGGCGTGGTCAAGACCGGTTTGTTTCCTGCCCAGGACACGGGTCTGGTATCGGGTCGCGCGACGTCCAGCGCGACGGTGTCGTTTGGCGAAACCATCAATCGCCTGGATCGCCTGACCCAGATGATTCTTGCCGATCCCGACGTCAAGGCGGTGAGCTCGCGTCTGGGTACCAGTCGTACCGGCACCAGCGGCAGTTTCAATATCGAACTGCGCACGCGCGCCGAAGGGCGCACGGATACCACCTTCGATGCGCTGGCGCGGTTGAGTGCAAAAGCCAACGCCTATCCCGATCTCAATCTGCGCCTGCGCCCGATCCAGGACCTGCCCAGCGGCGGTTCCGGTGGCAGTTCGCAGGGCGGTCAGTATCAGGTGTCGCTGCAAGGCAACGACCCGGAGGCGCTGGAGGAGTGGCTGCCCAAGCTGGTCAACCAGTTGAAGAAGAACCCCAAGTTGACCGATGTCGGTTCGGATATCGACGACGCTGGCCTGCGTCAGAATATCGTGATCGATCGCGACCGCGCCGCGCAGTTGGGCGTGTCGATCGGTACCATCGACGGCGCGCTCTACAACGCCTTCGGTCAGCGCCAGGTGTCGACGATCTATTCGGACATCAACCAGTACAAAGTGGTGATCAACGCGCTGCCGGCGCAGACCGCAACGCCTGACGCGATCAACCGTATCTATGTCGCTTCCAACACCGGCCAGATGGTGCCGTTGAGGGCGCTGGCCAAGCAGATGGACGGTCTGGCGCCGACGATGATCACGCACGAAGACCAGTACACCACGATGGATCTGAGCTTCAACCTCGCGCCGGGCGTGAGCATGGGCGAGGCGATGTTGATCGTGCAGAGTACGGCCAGCGGCATGCGCATGCCGGGCGATATCCGTCTGAATGTCGGTGGCGATTTCCGTCGTTTCCAGCAGTCGCAGAGCGGCATGCTCTGGTTGCTGCTGGCTGCGGTGGTCACCGTCTATATCGTGTTGGGCGTGCTGTACGAGAGCCTGATCCACCCGGTGACGATCCTGTCCACCTTGCCGGCAGCCGGCGTGGGCGCCTTGATGGCGATGTGGTTGACCGATACCGAGCTTTCGATCATCGCGCAGATCGCCTTGGTGCTGTTGATCGGCATCGTCAAGAAAAACGCGATCATGATGATCGACTTCGCTCTTGTTGCGCAGCGCAAGCACGGCAAGTCGCCGATCGATGCCGTGCGTGAAGCGTGCATCGTGCGTTTCCGCCCGATCATGATGACCACGATGGTGGCGATCCTCGCCGCCGTGCCGATTGTCGTCGGTCTGGGCGAAGGCTCCGAACTGCGTCGTCCGTTGGGTATCGCGCTGATCGGCGGCCTGTTCATTTCGCAAAGCTTGACCTTGCTCAGTACGCCGGCCTTGTACGTGATCTTCTCCTGCCTGGCCGAGCGCTGGGCCGCGATGCGCGAACGCCAGCGTGCGCGCAAGCGGGCGCGATTGAGGCAGCCGGTTTCAAACTGA
- a CDS encoding efflux RND transporter periplasmic adaptor subunit, with protein MSRFWKIALIAIVVIVVGFVGFRMLHKPSGEDSAGGGRHRGGEQAQDAGGDNSKDAPPVPVTVVPVTKQNVPIFLTALGTVQALNTVTINPQVTGQLLRINFKEGQEVKTGDVLAEIDPRTFQANYQQAVAKKQQDQALLLTAKSNLDRSVDLGTKGYISKQDMDTLRNTVSQNQATVQADDAAIDSAKVQLGFTKILSPIDGVAGIRAVDPGNVVTTTSAIVTLTQLHPINVMFSLPEQNLEVVREAMTKGLPLEVAALDRADAHTIANDGVLKVVDNQIDVTTGTFRLKSEFPNATSALWPGQFVNVQLKVNTVNGGLVIPAQAVQRGPDGDYVYLVQADNTVKMQAVKTTAEVGDSHVMIGTGLKEGDQVVTEGQFRLKPGSKIKPLKPGEVPAAPTDEELQKAKKDGKGGRRGGGGR; from the coding sequence ATGTCGCGTTTTTGGAAGATCGCGCTGATCGCCATTGTGGTGATCGTGGTCGGTTTCGTGGGGTTCCGCATGCTGCACAAGCCCTCGGGCGAGGACAGTGCGGGCGGCGGCCGTCATCGCGGTGGAGAACAGGCACAGGATGCCGGCGGCGACAATAGTAAGGATGCACCGCCGGTGCCTGTCACCGTGGTGCCCGTTACCAAGCAGAATGTGCCGATTTTCCTGACGGCGCTGGGTACGGTGCAAGCGCTCAACACGGTGACGATCAACCCGCAGGTCACCGGTCAGCTGCTCAGGATCAATTTCAAGGAAGGCCAGGAGGTCAAGACCGGCGACGTGCTTGCCGAAATCGACCCGCGTACCTTCCAGGCCAACTATCAGCAGGCGGTCGCCAAGAAGCAGCAGGACCAGGCCCTGCTTTTGACGGCCAAGAGCAACCTGGACCGCAGCGTCGATCTGGGCACCAAGGGCTACATCTCCAAGCAGGACATGGACACCTTGCGCAACACGGTCAGCCAGAACCAGGCCACCGTGCAAGCCGATGATGCCGCGATCGACAGCGCCAAGGTGCAGTTGGGCTTCACCAAGATCCTTTCGCCGATCGATGGCGTGGCCGGTATCCGCGCGGTCGATCCGGGCAACGTGGTCACCACCACCAGTGCCATCGTCACGCTGACCCAGCTGCATCCGATCAATGTGATGTTCTCGCTGCCCGAGCAGAATCTCGAAGTGGTGCGCGAAGCGATGACCAAGGGCCTGCCGCTCGAAGTGGCCGCGCTCGATCGCGCCGATGCGCACACCATCGCCAACGACGGCGTGCTGAAGGTGGTCGACAACCAGATCGACGTCACCACCGGCACGTTCCGCCTCAAGTCGGAATTTCCGAACGCGACCTCCGCGTTGTGGCCGGGCCAGTTCGTCAACGTGCAGCTGAAGGTCAACACCGTCAACGGCGGCCTGGTGATTCCGGCGCAAGCGGTGCAGCGCGGTCCCGATGGCGACTATGTCTATCTGGTGCAGGCCGACAACACGGTCAAGATGCAGGCGGTGAAGACCACGGCCGAAGTCGGCGACAGCCACGTGATGATCGGTACCGGCCTGAAAGAAGGCGACCAGGTTGTCACCGAAGGTCAGTTCCGCCTGAAGCCGGGCAGCAAGATCAAGCCGCTCAAGCCCGGTGAAGTCCCCGCCGCGCCGACCGACGAAGAGCTGCAGAAGGCGAAGAAGGACGGCAAGGGCGGTCGTCGCGGTGGCGGCGGACGGTGA
- a CDS encoding alpha/beta family hydrolase, with protein sequence MNILALPADPDSFPDQAASFALNGPAGKLEVISDVAERPGARRGTAIVCHPHPLQGGTMHNKVVTMVERSLRESGLDTLRFNFRGTGESEGSYDDGNGEGDDLAAVAQWVRRLRPDDALWLAGFSFGSYVSIRNAVRLHADALISIAPPAGRWPFDTVELPTCPWLVVQGEDDEIVDPQAVFDWIDAMEHPPELVRMPETSHFFHRRLMDLRGAIKHSIRDWLPPQRS encoded by the coding sequence ATGAACATCCTGGCGCTTCCCGCAGACCCCGACAGTTTTCCCGATCAGGCCGCCAGCTTCGCGCTCAACGGCCCGGCCGGCAAGCTCGAAGTCATCAGCGACGTGGCCGAGCGTCCTGGCGCGCGCCGCGGTACGGCGATCGTCTGCCATCCGCATCCGCTGCAAGGCGGCACCATGCATAACAAAGTGGTCACAATGGTCGAGCGCAGCCTGCGCGAATCGGGCCTGGATACGCTGCGCTTCAATTTTCGCGGCACTGGCGAGTCCGAAGGCAGCTACGACGACGGCAACGGCGAGGGCGACGACCTGGCCGCGGTCGCTCAATGGGTACGCAGGCTACGCCCGGACGACGCATTGTGGCTGGCCGGTTTCTCGTTCGGCAGCTATGTGTCGATCCGCAACGCGGTGCGCTTGCACGCCGACGCGCTGATCAGCATCGCACCGCCTGCCGGGCGCTGGCCATTCGACACGGTCGAGTTGCCCACATGTCCCTGGCTGGTCGTGCAGGGCGAAGACGACGAAATCGTCGATCCGCAGGCCGTATTCGACTGGATCGACGCCATGGAGCATCCGCCGGAACTGGTGCGCATGCCCGAAACCAGCCACTTCTTTCATCGCCGCCTGATGGATCTGCGCGGCGCGATCAAGCACTCGATACGCGATTGGCTACCACCTCAAAGGAGTTAA
- a CDS encoding LysM peptidoglycan-binding domain-containing protein translates to MSNDSGKADFSDVQSGVSSTAEQSYTVVSGDSLSKIAKHFYGNANAWQPIFDANRDQLSNPDKIKPGQVLKIPAKP, encoded by the coding sequence ATGAGCAATGACAGCGGCAAAGCGGATTTTTCCGATGTTCAATCGGGTGTGAGTTCGACCGCGGAGCAGAGCTACACCGTGGTCTCGGGTGACAGCCTGTCCAAGATTGCCAAGCATTTCTATGGCAATGCGAATGCATGGCAACCCATCTTCGACGCGAATCGCGATCAGCTGAGTAACCCGGACAAGATCAAGCCGGGCCAGGTCCTGAAGATCCCAGCCAAACCATAA
- a CDS encoding ACP phosphodiesterase translates to MNHLAHALLAGDDELMQLGGMLGDFVHGPPEALRLPEGAIDGVRLHRAIDVYTDSHPEVIAARALFEAPYRRYAGILLDMWFDHCLARDFLRWSGQPLHLFSPALRDLLYRHEPLLPPDLKRFLVYMETHGLPAGYADPAEIGRALGGISRRLRRANPLAQSLPVLKALRQPLQQRFEAFFPRLQRFAREWRAERGLP, encoded by the coding sequence ATGAACCATCTTGCGCATGCCTTGCTCGCGGGCGACGACGAGCTGATGCAACTGGGCGGCATGCTTGGCGATTTCGTGCACGGACCGCCCGAGGCGCTGCGCCTGCCCGAAGGGGCTATCGACGGTGTCCGCCTGCATCGCGCCATCGACGTCTATACCGACAGTCATCCCGAAGTGATCGCGGCGCGCGCCCTGTTCGAGGCCCCCTATCGCCGCTACGCGGGGATTTTGCTCGACATGTGGTTCGACCATTGCCTCGCTCGCGATTTCCTGCGCTGGAGTGGGCAGCCCCTGCACCTGTTCTCTCCGGCGCTACGCGATCTGCTCTATCGCCACGAGCCGCTGCTGCCGCCGGATCTGAAACGATTCCTTGTATATATGGAGACGCATGGCCTGCCTGCGGGCTATGCCGACCCGGCGGAGATAGGCCGGGCGCTGGGTGGCATCTCGCGCCGACTGCGGCGCGCCAATCCACTGGCGCAGTCGTTGCCGGTACTGAAGGCGCTACGGCAGCCGTTGCAGCAGCGCTTCGAAGCATTTTTCCCACGGCTTCAGCGTTTTGCGCGCGAGTGGCGTGCCGAGCGCGGGCTGCCTTAG
- a CDS encoding c-type cytochrome — MSKSDQSFMRSFSLLIVGLAVLTLLLIGLAWTIYDHEPKEVDPSAQAQVDARIAPNGAVYAGNTGRAAMLAAQEAAAKAAASQVAYGGTKDGKTIYDNLCHSCHTAGVAGAPKLGDKAAWGPRIAEGLDTLVKHAIEGYKGPDGNMMPAKGGNPSLTDEQVKAAVTWITQQAK; from the coding sequence ATGAGCAAATCCGACCAGAGCTTCATGCGCAGCTTTTCGCTGCTGATCGTGGGCCTGGCCGTGCTGACGTTGCTGTTGATTGGCCTGGCCTGGACGATCTATGACCACGAGCCTAAAGAAGTCGACCCTAGCGCCCAGGCGCAAGTAGACGCTCGCATCGCGCCCAACGGCGCCGTATACGCCGGCAATACCGGCCGTGCCGCCATGCTGGCCGCGCAGGAAGCCGCCGCCAAGGCCGCCGCGTCCCAGGTCGCTTATGGCGGCACCAAGGATGGCAAGACGATTTACGACAACCTCTGCCATAGCTGCCATACGGCCGGCGTGGCCGGCGCGCCGAAACTTGGCGACAAGGCTGCCTGGGGTCCGCGCATCGCCGAAGGCCTGGACACCCTGGTCAAGCACGCGATCGAGGGCTACAAGGGCCCTGATGGCAACATGATGCCGGCCAAGGGCGGCAATCCGTCGCTGACCGACGAGCAGGTCAAGGCCGCGGTGACCTGGATCACTCAGCAGGCCAAGTAA
- a CDS encoding efflux RND transporter permease subunit: MGFSTLFIRRPIATSLLMVAVLLLGILGYRQLPVSALPEIDAPSLVVTTQYPGASASTMAALITTPLERNFGQISGLSMMTSDSSAGLSTIVLQFSMDRDIDIAAQDVQAAISQAKGTLPNNLPYPPVYNRVNPADAPIVTLKLISESLPLRDVNNYADSILAQKLSQVQGVGLVSIAGNVRPAVRIQVNPAQLSNLGLTLEDVRSALTQANVNAPKGTLNGKTQSYSIGTNDQLSDAAEYKSTIIAYKNGAPVRLSDVAAVVDGVENDQLAAWANGKPAVLLDIRRQPGANIVQTVERIRALMPELRSVLPADVHLDIFADRTVTIRASVEDVQFTLILTIFLVVAVIFVFLRRLWATIIPSVAVPLSLMGTFGVMAFTGMSLDNLSLMALTVATGFVVDDAIVMIENIVRYIEQGKDGKEAAEIGAKEIGFTVLSLTVSLIAVFLPLLLMPGVTGRLFHEFAWVLTIAVAISMLVSLTLTPMMCAYLLKADALPEGDDVHEKHAAEGKKNLWTRTVGVYERTLDWVLDHQRTTITVAAITVVVTVILYVIIPKGLLPEQDTGMITGVVQADQNVAFPQMEQRTQAVAEALRKDKAVVGVAAFIGAGSINPTLNQGQLSIVLKDRSDRDSLEKILPRLQNEVAGIPGVALYLKPVQDVTLDSRVAATEYQYSLSDLNSDELAKYANQMTQAMRQRPELSDVDNNLADSGNSLSLVIDREKASRLGVPVQTIDDTLYDAFGQRQISTIFTQLNQYRVVLEVAPEFRTSTALLNQLTVRGNGNGALTGSNATSFGQLTSSNSATPSGIGNTGNVGFQVGGGGTIPLASLATATATAAPLVISHQQQLPAVTLSFNVAQGYSLSDAVKAIHEVESTLDFPPQVRGQFVGKAAEFSSSLGDEVLLLLAAVVVIYIVLGVLYESYIHPLTIISTLPPAGVGALLALILCGMSLSVDGIVGIVLLIGIVKKNAIMMIDFAIEAQRTGMRAQDAIRRACLLRFRPIMMTTAAAMLGALPLALGSGIGSELRKPLGVSIVGGLLLSQLVTLYTTPVIYLYMERFSDWLRVRRERRELAKAQQAL, from the coding sequence ATGGGCTTCTCCACCCTTTTCATCCGCCGACCGATCGCTACATCGCTGCTGATGGTGGCGGTGTTGCTGCTGGGTATCCTCGGTTACCGCCAGCTGCCGGTGTCGGCGCTGCCGGAAATCGACGCCCCCAGCCTGGTGGTGACCACGCAGTACCCGGGCGCCAGCGCATCGACCATGGCGGCGCTGATCACCACGCCGCTGGAGCGCAACTTCGGCCAGATCTCCGGCCTGAGCATGATGACCTCCGATTCGTCGGCGGGTCTTTCGACCATCGTGCTGCAGTTCTCGATGGATCGCGACATCGACATCGCCGCGCAGGACGTGCAGGCGGCGATCAGTCAGGCCAAGGGCACGCTGCCGAACAACCTGCCATATCCACCGGTCTATAACCGCGTCAATCCGGCCGACGCGCCGATCGTCACGCTCAAGCTGATTTCCGAGAGCCTGCCGCTGCGCGACGTCAACAACTACGCCGATTCGATCCTCGCGCAGAAGCTCTCGCAGGTGCAGGGCGTGGGCCTCGTGTCGATCGCCGGCAACGTGCGTCCGGCTGTGCGCATCCAGGTCAATCCGGCGCAGCTGTCCAATCTGGGCCTGACCCTGGAAGACGTGCGCAGCGCGCTGACCCAGGCCAACGTCAATGCGCCCAAGGGCACGTTGAACGGCAAGACGCAGTCCTACAGCATTGGCACCAACGACCAGCTGAGCGACGCGGCCGAGTACAAGAGCACCATCATCGCCTACAAGAATGGCGCACCAGTGCGCCTATCCGATGTCGCAGCGGTCGTCGACGGCGTCGAGAACGACCAGCTCGCCGCATGGGCCAACGGCAAGCCGGCGGTGCTGCTCGACATCCGCCGCCAGCCCGGCGCCAATATCGTGCAGACGGTCGAGCGCATCCGCGCGCTGATGCCCGAGTTGCGCAGCGTGCTGCCGGCCGACGTGCACCTGGACATCTTTGCCGACCGTACGGTGACCATCCGTGCCTCGGTGGAAGACGTGCAGTTCACGCTGATCCTCACCATCTTCCTGGTGGTGGCGGTGATCTTCGTGTTCCTGCGTCGCCTGTGGGCCACGATCATTCCCTCGGTGGCGGTACCGCTGTCGTTGATGGGCACGTTCGGCGTGATGGCCTTCACCGGTATGTCGCTGGACAACCTCTCGCTGATGGCGCTTACCGTCGCCACCGGCTTCGTGGTGGACGATGCGATCGTGATGATCGAAAACATCGTGCGCTATATCGAACAGGGCAAGGACGGCAAGGAAGCGGCCGAGATCGGCGCGAAGGAAATCGGCTTCACCGTGTTGTCGCTGACCGTGTCGCTGATCGCGGTGTTCCTGCCGCTGCTGCTGATGCCCGGCGTAACCGGTCGCCTGTTCCATGAGTTCGCCTGGGTGCTGACGATTGCGGTGGCGATCTCGATGCTGGTGTCGTTGACGCTGACGCCGATGATGTGCGCCTACCTGCTCAAGGCCGATGCCTTGCCCGAAGGCGACGACGTGCATGAGAAGCACGCAGCCGAAGGCAAGAAGAATCTGTGGACGCGCACGGTCGGCGTGTACGAGCGTACGCTCGACTGGGTGCTCGATCACCAGCGCACCACGATCACCGTGGCGGCGATCACCGTCGTGGTCACGGTCATTCTCTACGTCATCATTCCCAAGGGTCTGCTGCCCGAGCAGGACACTGGCATGATCACCGGCGTGGTGCAGGCCGACCAGAACGTTGCGTTCCCGCAGATGGAGCAACGCACGCAGGCCGTCGCCGAAGCGTTGCGCAAGGACAAGGCGGTGGTGGGCGTGGCCGCGTTCATCGGTGCCGGCTCGATCAATCCGACCTTGAACCAGGGTCAGCTGAGCATCGTGCTGAAAGACCGCAGCGATCGCGACAGCCTGGAAAAAATCCTGCCGCGTCTGCAGAACGAGGTTGCCGGCATTCCTGGTGTCGCGCTGTATCTGAAGCCGGTGCAGGACGTGACGCTCGATAGTCGCGTGGCCGCGACCGAGTACCAGTACTCGTTGTCGGATCTCAACTCCGACGAGCTGGCCAAGTACGCCAACCAGATGACGCAGGCGATGCGTCAGCGGCCGGAACTGTCCGATGTGGACAACAACCTGGCCGATAGCGGCAACTCCTTGTCACTGGTGATCGACCGCGAAAAAGCCAGCCGCTTGGGCGTGCCGGTGCAGACCATCGACGACACGCTTTACGACGCGTTCGGTCAACGCCAGATTTCGACCATCTTCACCCAGTTGAACCAGTACCGCGTGGTGCTGGAGGTCGCGCCGGAATTCCGCACCAGCACGGCGCTGCTCAATCAGCTCACTGTGCGCGGTAACGGCAATGGCGCGCTGACCGGCTCCAACGCCACCAGCTTTGGCCAGCTCACCTCGAGCAATTCGGCCACGCCATCGGGCATCGGCAATACCGGCAACGTCGGCTTCCAGGTTGGCGGCGGCGGCACGATTCCGCTCGCCTCGCTGGCGACGGCCACCGCCACGGCGGCGCCGCTGGTCATCAGTCATCAGCAGCAGCTGCCGGCGGTGACCCTGTCGTTCAACGTAGCGCAGGGCTACTCGCTATCCGATGCGGTCAAGGCGATCCACGAAGTCGAGTCGACGCTCGACTTCCCGCCGCAGGTGCGCGGTCAGTTCGTCGGCAAGGCGGCCGAGTTCTCCTCCTCGCTGGGCGATGAAGTCCTGCTTCTGCTTGCCGCGGTGGTGGTGATCTATATCGTGCTGGGCGTGCTTTACGAGAGCTACATCCATCCGCTGACCATCATTTCAACGCTGCCGCCGGCCGGCGTGGGTGCGTTGCTGGCGCTGATCCTGTGCGGGATGAGTCTGTCCGTTGACGGTATCGTCGGCATCGTATTGCTGATCGGTATCGTCAAGAAGAACGCGATCATGATGATCGACTTCGCGATCGAGGCCCAGCGCACCGGCATGCGTGCCCAGGACGCCATCCGTCGCGCCTGCCTGCTGCGCTTCCGCCCGATCATGATGACCACCGCGGCGGCCATGCTGGGCGCGTTGCCGCTGGCGCTGGGATCGGGCATCGGTTCGGAGCTGCGCAAGCCGCTGGGTGTGTCCATCGTCGGCGGCCTGCTGCTGTCGCAGCTGGTCACCCTGTACACCACGCCGGTGATCTATCTGTACATGGAGCGTTTCTCCGACTGGCTGCGCGTCCGCCGCGAGCGGCGTGAGCTGGCCAAGGCGCAGCAGGCGCTGTAA